Part of the Bacteroidales bacterium genome is shown below.
ATTGCTGACCTCTGACTTTCATATTTTCGAAAACTTTGTGATACCTGCGGAAAAATACACTTTCTGGAGGAAGAGTGTGACACTTACCTCAGCAAAAAGAAGAAACTTATGGGCTGCAACGAAAGTCGGAACCGGTTCTTTCTATTCAGGAAAGAGGACCGATTGGATGATACAGGCGGGTTACAAGGTGATTGTTCCTGTTTATATCGGGATGGAATCTGATCGTAAATGGGTTGACCTTCCTGATGGAAGCTTTGTGACACAGATCTACAGGCTGAACCTGAACTTCCTGTTCAGTCCGAATCTGTCGTGGTATAATTTTGCACAGTACGAGAACCAGACTGAAACAATAGGATGGCAATCAAGACTTCAATGGATAATAAAACCTGGTAAAGAGATCTTCCTGACCTTCAACTCACCGCTAATTGACCCACTGGAACGCTTCAAACCGGAAGTATATGAGGCCAGGATCAAAGCGAAATACACTATCCGGTTCTAGTTCTTCTCTGTGTAACTCTGTGACAACTCTGTGTATCTCTGTGTAAGTTCTTCAAGAACATAACACAGAGGAAATCCTGAGGAGACACAGAGTTACACTGAGAAGATGGATACTATTCCACAATCTTCATTTCGTTCAGTAAATACCCGGCACCGGCGAATTTGTCGATTATAAAAAGGGCATATCTTATATCTAGACTTATATTACGACTCTGATCGGGATTGAAAGCCATGTCGCTTGCAACGCCTTCCCATGCCCTGTCGAAGTTGACGCCTATAAGCTGACCATCGGCATTCAGCACAGGACTGCCTGAGTTTCCACCGGTAGTATGATTATTTGCAATAAAGCATACAGGCACCTCTCCATCCTGGGTATAACGGCCAAAATCTTTCTTTGCATAAAGCTCCTTCAGCTTATCAGGGACATCATAGTCGAATATTTCAGGGTTATCTTTTTCAATAATACCTTTGAGTGTTGTGTAATGAGTATAGTAAACTGCATCTTTTGACTTATAACCACCCACCTGTCCAAATGTAACTCTCAGGGTAAAGTTTGCGTCAGGATAAAAAATTCTTTCCTTATCAAATTCCATCTGAGCAGTCATATAAAGCTTATTAAGCTTCTGAATTTCAGCATTAAGCCGGGCCAGTTCACCTCTGACATTCTTTGACATAAAATCAGTTACTCCCATCGCCAGAACATAAAACTGATCCTTTTTCACCTTAGCTACAGATGATTTATTGAAAGCTTTAACGAATGAGATGAATTTTGCCTCATCAGCAAAAACTGATTTTGAATAAAGCTCTTCAGTTGCAGCCTCAAAATCGCCTTTGCATGAATTTCTGAGTTTGACATATTCAGGAATAAGCCATTTCTGGCCAAGGGTTTCACCGTACATCTTCATTACTGCAACAAATATTTTTTTGTCGGTATTCATATTGTAATCCTTGAAGAAGTCTTTAGCTGAAGTCAACAGGTTAGTTTTAGCTGCATTTACAATTTCTTCAGAAGAGTTATTCTCAATGATATCAGATAATACTTTTATACTCCGCGCCATGCTGATAACTTCAGCCCCGCTAAAAACCTCATTAGTATAATTGTTCACAAGAGTATATTCCTTCATCGCATCATAAAGATCCTTATACGATGGAAGTATCATACCATATTTTGCACTTCTGGAAGCATCTTCTTCAACCCATTTGGCAAATTTTGTCTCGTAATCTTTCTTTGTTTCAATAGTATTCATTTTATCAAGCCCCATAATTTCCCCCTGCCATTTCTTCCATGAATTGGCAATACCCGATTTCTTAGCAGAATACTGAATCCTGATTAGCGGATCTGTATTCATGGCTGCTTCCATAATCTCAATCTTTTTGGTTCTTATGTCAATAATTTTTGGATTAATAAAGTTCTTCACCATATCAATATGATACGAAGGCACATATTGAGAAGTTGAACCCGGATATCCAAAGACCATTGTAAAGTCACCTTCCTTAACACCTTTTATTGAAATGGGGAAAAAATATGCTGGTTTATATGGCACGTTTTCATTTGAATAATCAGCTGGCTGGTTATTCTTGTTGGCATATATTCTGAAAATTGAAAAGTCACCGGTATGACGCGGCCAGATCCAGTTATCTGTCTCCCCTCCGAATTTACCTATTGCAGATGGTGGAGCACCAACAAGCCGGATATCTCTAAATGTCTCATTTACGAACAAAAAATACTGGTTTCCCATATAAAATGGCGTTATTCTGGCCCTGTAACCGGTACCTTCCACTGCTTTCTTCTGGATCTCCGATATGTTTTTGTTTATCAGGTTTTCGCGCTCAGTCTGGTCCATAGCATCAGTCACACCGTTTAATACTGAAGTTGTTACATCCTCCATTCTCTTCAGAATAGTCACAGTTAATCCGGGATTGGTAAGTTCTTCTTTCCGCGACATAGCCCAGAAGCCGTTCCTGAGATAA
Proteins encoded:
- a CDS encoding S46 family peptidase; translation: MRNRLVVALLFFGVFINAGLRADEGMWIPILIEKYNIKLMQEKGFKLSAEDIYSVNKACMKDAVLIFGGGCTGEIISGEGLLITNHHCGYGQIQEHSSLENDYLRNGFWAMSRKEELTNPGLTVTILKRMEDVTTSVLNGVTDAMDQTERENLINKNISEIQKKAVEGTGYRARITPFYMGNQYFLFVNETFRDIRLVGAPPSAIGKFGGETDNWIWPRHTGDFSIFRIYANKNNQPADYSNENVPYKPAYFFPISIKGVKEGDFTMVFGYPGSTSQYVPSYHIDMVKNFINPKIIDIRTKKIEIMEAAMNTDPLIRIQYSAKKSGIANSWKKWQGEIMGLDKMNTIETKKDYETKFAKWVEEDASRSAKYGMILPSYKDLYDAMKEYTLVNNYTNEVFSGAEVISMARSIKVLSDIIENNSSEEIVNAAKTNLLTSAKDFFKDYNMNTDKKIFVAVMKMYGETLGQKWLIPEYVKLRNSCKGDFEAATEELYSKSVFADEAKFISFVKAFNKSSVAKVKKDQFYVLAMGVTDFMSKNVRGELARLNAEIQKLNKLYMTAQMEFDKERIFYPDANFTLRVTFGQVGGYKSKDAVYYTHYTTLKGIIEKDNPEIFDYDVPDKLKELYAKKDFGRYTQDGEVPVCFIANNHTTGGNSGSPVLNADGQLIGVNFDRAWEGVASDMAFNPDQSRNISLDIRYALFIIDKFAGAGYLLNEMKIVE